Genomic DNA from Alphaproteobacteria bacterium PA2:
ATGATGGGGTCCGGCTTGTTTCTCCCCCCTTCGAACACCGGCGCCTCAGCGTCGATCGCGCCCTTCTCGAGAAGGAGTGGCTCAATGGTGTCCATCTTGCTTGCGCGTCTGCGCCGCCTTCGCCTGCTGATGCAGGCGGTCCTCACCCCTATCAAGGCCAGGGGCACCCGACAGACGAAACTGCGCCCGTCGCTGTGGGGCCGCGCCCTCGTGGCGGATCAGGGTCGGACGCCATGAGGGTCGGGCCTCCCCTCGTCTCGCCCTGGACCGCAGCCCTGTCCGTCCAGCTCACCCAAACCGTCGCCAAGGCCGCGGGTCATCGCAGTGTTTCCACCGAACGGCCGGTCGAGCCCGTCAACGCCCTTCAAGACCAAATGACCAGGCGTCGCGTGAGCCCGCACACGTTCGACATTCGCGTTTGATCACCCCAGGGGCACCGGAGGCTATATGGACTTTCTAACCCAGGACTTTCTGTCAAAGCCGATCTGGATGTGGGCGAGCTTCCTCGCCCTCGTCGTCGTGCTGCTGGTGCTCGATCTCGGCGTCCTGCACCGAAAGCATCGTGAAATCGGCGTGCGCGAAAGCCTGCTGATGTCGCTCGGCTATCTTACCCTGGGCCTCGGCTTCGGGGGTTGGGTCTGGTTCACCCTCGGCGCCCAGTCCGGCATTGAGTATCTGACCGGGTTTGTAGTCGAAAAAAGCCTGGCGATGGACAATGTCTTCGTCATCGCCATGATCTTCGGATACTTCGCCATTCCCCAGATATATCAGCACCGGGTGCTGTTCTGGGGAATTCTTGGCGTCATTATTCTTCGCGCCATCATGATCGCCGGCGGGGCCGCCCTGGTCGCCGAGTTCTCCTGGCTCCTCTACGCCTTTGCAGCCTTCCTGATCTTCACGGGGATCAAGATGCTCGCCATGGCCGGCAAGTCGCACAGCTTGGCGGACAACCCGCTTCTGCGCGTCATGCGACGCTGGCTGCGGGTCACCGACGACCTGCACGGAGAGCGCTTCTTCGTCAGGATGGCAGATCAGAAGACCGGCCGGCTGGCGACCCATGTGACGCCCGTGTTCATGGCCTTGCTGCTGATCGAAATCGCCGACGTCATCTTCGCGGTGGATTCGGTGCCGGCGATCTTCGCCATCACCACCGACCCCTACATCATCTACACGTCCAACATCTTCGCCATCCTTGGCCTGCGCGCGCTCTATTTCGCCCTGGCCGCCATCATTCATCGCTTCGCCTATCTGAAGCATGCTCTGGCCGTGCTGCTGATCTTCATCGGCTCGAAGATCTTCGTCGCCGATCTGCTCGGGTGGGAAAAGTTTCCAGCATGGGTTTCGCTGAGCGTGACCCTGGCCATCCTCGCCGGGGGAATCGCCTGGTCACTCTGGCGAACCCGCCCTGGCGCTTCTGCGACAGTCCAACCCGCTGCTCACCCCTAGCCGTTGAAAGGATCTCCCATGGAAATCCGACCCTGGCGCTCTTTGCATTCTCCGGCGCCGGCCTGGTCCGCAGGCTTCCGCTCTGGTCGACCGGTCTGGTGGTGATCACCGCCAGCGACCTTGCGGAGGATGTCGAAGGGGAGCGTGTGGGCGAGCCAGTCTGACTCTGCTTCACCCCCGCGACACGCCTACAGCCCCCTGCTAACCTCTTCGCATGAAGCGCCCTCCCCCCGACCTCTCGCCGAAACACCCTCGCGTCCTGGCGCGGGGGGACGGGTTCCGGGTTATTCCCATCGGGCGCAGCCGGGCGGTGTTTTCCGATCTCTACATCCGTCTGCTGGGGGGCAGCTGGCGGACCATCGGCCTGATGCTGGGCGGGGTGTTTCTGGGGATCAATCTGGTCTTCGCCAGCGCCTATCTGGCCCTGGGGGATGGCATAGCCAATGCCCGACCGGGCTCCTTCGCCGACGCCTTCTTCTTCAGCGTCCAGACCTTCGCCACCATCGGCTATGGAGGCATGGTCCCGCGGACCATGGCGGCCAACCTGCTGGTGACCACCGAGGCCCTGTTTGGCTTCTGCTATACCGGCGTGGTGGCGGGTCTGGTGTTTTCCAAGTTCGCCCGGCCCACAGCCCGCATTCTGTTCAGCAACAAGGCGGTGATCACCACCCATGAGGGCAAGCCGCACTTCATGCTGCGGATGGTCAATGAGCGGGACAACCGGATCGTCGACGCCCAGGCCAAGCTGACCCTGATGCGTGACGAGGTGACCGCCGAGGGCAAGACCCTGCGCCGGTTCTACACCCTGCCCCTGGTGCGCAGCGAGAACCCCCTCCTGCGCCTGTCGTGGACGGTCATGCACGAGATCAACGAGGCCAGCCCCCTCTTCCACATGGACCATGAGGCCCTGCAGTCCACCGAGGCCGAGATCATTGTCTCGGTTTCAGGCCTGGACGAGACCCTGTCCCAGATGATCCACGCCCGGAATTCCTACATAGCCGACGAGATCGTCCGTGGCGCCGCCTTCGCCGATGTCCTGCACCGCAAGGACGATTTCGTGCTGGAGGTCCGGTACGACCGGTTCCACGACCTGAAGGACGAGGACTAGACCTTCACCGAAAACCCGTTGGCGAACAGCGGGTCAGGATCATCATCCGGCGTGTCCCAGCGGCGCTTGCGGACATCCTCCATGGACCTGGGCAGGCTGAAGGGCAGCCGTCCTCCAGCAGTGGCTCTGCCCGTCACCACGTCCAGCATCGCCTCATCGCTGGCGCCGAACTCGGCATAGAGGCCGTCGGCCAGGGGGGCGATATTGGTCAGGACCGCCGGGCGGTCCAGGTGGATGACAATGATCTTGCGTAGGCCGGACGGCAGGCTGCGCAGGAAGGCCAGGTCAGGGTTGTCGTCCTTGAAGTCCAGGTCCCCTTCATGCTGACGGCTGCCGAAGAAGAAGGTGGGGTGCAGGGTCTGGTAAGGGGTCGACAGGCGGATCAGGGCCGCTGTGGCCTCTGCGGGATTGTCGGTGGTGGCGAGGCCTCGGGCCTTCAGGGCGCCGTCCCCCATGCCGTGGAGAATGACGATGTCGTCGTCCCGAAGCTGACCGTCCTTGAGCAGGACAAGGGACTGCCTCTGGGCGGCCAGACCGGCCTGTCGGAACGCAGGCGAACCCACCATACTGTCGGCACTGACCTCATCCACGAAGGGCTGGTCGAACAGGCCCAGCTCGAAGGTCTGGGTCAGGACCCGCAGGACCGACTGGTCGATGCGTTCCAGGGTGATCAGCCCCTGCTCCACCGCCGACAGCAGCAGGGCCGGGTCATCCTCGCCGCCGAACTGGTCAAGGCCCGCATTGACCCCCAGAGCGACGCGCTCGACAGGCGAGAGATGCTCAACCCCCCAGGACATGGCGATGTCCTTGGGTTGCTGGGGCGGGTCGCCGGTCAGGCAGGCCTGGTTGGCGTCCTTGGAAATCGCCCAGTCTGAAATCACCACCCCGTCAAAGCCGCAGGTCCCGCGCAGCAGGTCGGTGAGCAGCAGACGGCTGAAGCCGGCGCCCACAGGTTCCACCGGCTGGCCGTTCACCAGCACGCCCTTGAGGATGTTGTAGGTGGGCATGATCCCGGCGACCTTGAACTCAAAGGCGTCGAGGAAGGCGTTCACATGGTGCTGGAAGGCCCCGCCCGGAAAGGCCGAATAGCGGCCATAGCTGTTGTGGCCGTCAAAGCCGTCCTCGGTGGCGCCATAGCCCACCCAGTGCTTGGCCACGGTCGCGACGCCGTCAGCGGTCAGGCCTGAGCGCCCGCCCTGCAGGCCCTCCACATAGGCGCCGGTCAGGGCGCGGACCAGGCCGGGGTCCTCGCCGAACGAACCCTCGATCCTGGGCCACATGGGCGAGGTGACCAGGTCCGCCTGGGGCGAGAGGGCCATCTGGATTCCCACGGCCCGGTATTCCTGCCGGACAATGTCGGCGAAGGCGCGGACCAGCTCCCGGTCGCCAATGGCGCCAAGACCCAGGGTCTCGGGCCATTGGGAAAAGCCGAAGGCCACGTCGCTGGCGCCGATGATGGACAGGAAGTGATGGCGGGGGTCCGTGCTGACCACCAGGGGAATGCCCAGGCGTCCCCGGGCGGCTATGGCCTGCAGGGCGTTGTTCTGTTCGGCGAAGGCGCCGGGCGCGGCCACCAGTCGGGTGATGGCCGCCGTGACACCGGCCTTGAGGATCAGGGCCTCGCATTTCTCAAGGTCATATTCAGGACCGTGACCCAGAAAACCCCAGGGGCCGGTTGAGGCCAGGGTGCCGTGCAGCATCTGGCCGACCTTCTCGGCCAGGGTCATGCGACCCAGCAGGTCCCTCGCCCGGTCCGCTGCAGGCAGTCGCCAGTCCTCATAGGGCGCGACCACGCCGTCGTGATCCAGATCCACGAACCATTGCCCGTCCTGCTGGATGCGGGGCCGGGGATCGAAGTCTGCGGGCGCGGCGGGATTTCGGGCAGCGGTCATGACAGGCGCATCCTCCAGGTGGGCTGAAGGGCCTCCAGGGACCGGACCGTAACCGGCCTCAATTCAGCCCTTCGAGGTAACACCCTGCCACGGCCGGCTTCAAGCAGGTTGGGCCGCCTAAGCTCCAGGCGTGAACCAGATGGGCGAGGTCCAGGCCCGCTCCTGGATGGTGGGCGGCGCCTTGGCCGGCAGGGGCAGGCCATTGTGGATGGCCAGCAGGGTCGACCAACGTGGGCTGGGCACCTCGAGCACCCGGCCATAATAGACCGCCGGACTCTTCGGGTCGAATTCTGGATCGCGCCAGGCCACGGTGAGCATGCCCGACCCGATGGTGTTGCTGGCGCGTCCGGTCTTCAGGTCCACCGTATTGCCAACGGGGGGTGCGCGACCGTCAGCGCCCGCCTTGCGGTTCCCCGACAGGGCGACATTGAAGACCTTTTCCTTCTGGACCCCGTTCTCAACCCAGAGCTTGACCACCTGAATGCGGTCGAGGTTTGCGCCCGTAGGGTCCTTGGATGCCTGGAGAATGAAGGTCGGCGCCTTGGCCTGGGCCGGTCTTTGCGGCAGGTCACGCCCCATGGGCACCCCGGCCGCATAGGCCCTGGCCACCCAGCCCGACTGTTTCAGCATGGCGTCGGAGAAGGTCCACCCGCCGAACATCCGCACCCGGATGCGGGTTCCGGACGTCGCGAAGGTCTCCTTGCGCTTCAGGGCGGCGAAGATCGAGCCCCGGGTATTCTCCTCCGCCCAGACCCCTGTCAGGGCCGCAGAGCCGAACTGGATGGGGTCATTTTCCCTCTGGCCATTGGGGCGCAGGGTCGGCGGCGGCCCCATGCCCAGGGCCCTTTTCGCATTGGCGCCGGTGGGCAGCATGGTGCGGGGATCCAGGGTCGCCTCCCCGGACGCAAAGGCGTTTTCATCACTGGCCGACAGGCCGTTGTGCGCGTCCGAAGCGCCGACCAGCCCCATCTTGAAGGGATTGGCGCCGATCCTGTTCTGAATGGTCAGCCCCCTGCCCAGGGCCTCGCGGACATAGGAGCCATGCTGATTGGGGGACGTCTGGCCCTTGTAGAGCCGGTCCATGACTTCGAAACCGGCGAACTCATCATTGGGCGAGAGTTCCGGCGTCGTCTCGGACGTACCCTTGGTCTGGGCGATCTCCACCAGGGGCTCATTGACTGCCCGCGCCCTGGCATAGGCCGCATCGATGGGCTGACCGTCCGAATTGTTCCAGTCAAAGTCCCGGCCGTCGGAAAAGTTGCTGTTGTGGGGAATGGCCAGGACGTCGCTCCCCCTGGCGCGGGCGGTCTCCAGATACTTCCAGAGATCTTCGGGACGATTTGAATCATTGGCCGAGAAGGGCGTCGGCGCGGTGTCGCCGCTGAAGATCACATTGCGGTGCATGTGGATGCCCTGCCCCGGCGAGGCGGACCACTCATAACCGATAAAGGTGGTGAACTTGCCCGGCTGGTAGTTGGCGTTGGCCGCCCGCATTTCCAGATTCCAGCCATCCGAAGCCTCGGACGCAGCCGCCAGGGCCTTGGCCGTTTCGGCCTCTCCCCGCATCATGGTCAGGACGATGAAGCCGGCGCGACCGGCCTCCTTGAACTTCTGGCCAATGGCGGACAATGAAAAGGCGCTGCCCGGCAATTCCAGCTGGGTGAACCCGCCCAGGTATTCCGAGTGATCGGTCACGGCCATGAAGTCCAGGGGCCAGGCCCGCCGGGCCGGCATGGGCTGGGTGGTGGCGATGCCATGCTCG
This window encodes:
- a CDS encoding ATP-sensitive inward rectifier potassium channel 10; the protein is MLGGVFLGINLVFASAYLALGDGIANARPGSFADAFFFSVQTFATIGYGGMVPRTMAANLLVTTEALFGFCYTGVVAGLVFSKFARPTARILFSNKAVITTHEGKPHFMLRMVNERDNRIVDAQAKLTLMRDEVTAEGKTLRRFYTLPLVRSENPLLRLSWTVMHEINEASPLFHMDHEALQSTEAEIIVSVSGLDETLSQMIHARNSYIADEIVRGAAFADVLHRKDDFVLEVRYDRFHDLKDED
- a CDS encoding beta-glucosidase; the encoded protein is MTAARNPAAPADFDPRPRIQQDGQWFVDLDHDGVVAPYEDWRLPAADRARDLLGRMTLAEKVGQMLHGTLASTGPWGFLGHGPEYDLEKCEALILKAGVTAAITRLVAAPGAFAEQNNALQAIAARGRLGIPLVVSTDPRHHFLSIIGASDVAFGFSQWPETLGLGAIGDRELVRAFADIVRQEYRAVGIQMALSPQADLVTSPMWPRIEGSFGEDPGLVRALTGAYVEGLQGGRSGLTADGVATVAKHWVGYGATEDGFDGHNSYGRYSAFPGGAFQHHVNAFLDAFEFKVAGIMPTYNILKGVLVNGQPVEPVGAGFSRLLLTDLLRGTCGFDGVVISDWAISKDANQACLTGDPPQQPKDIAMSWGVEHLSPVERVALGVNAGLDQFGGEDDPALLLSAVEQGLITLERIDQSVLRVLTQTFELGLFDQPFVDEVSADSMVGSPAFRQAGLAAQRQSLVLLKDGQLRDDDIVILHGMGDGALKARGLATTDNPAEATAALIRLSTPYQTLHPTFFFGSRQHEGDLDFKDDNPDLAFLRSLPSGLRKIIVIHLDRPAVLTNIAPLADGLYAEFGASDEAMLDVVTGRATAGGRLPFSLPRSMEDVRKRRWDTPDDDPDPLFANGFSVKV